A genomic segment from Gilvibacter sp. SZ-19 encodes:
- a CDS encoding MBL fold metallo-hydrolase: MKFFYFLSFSLFLCGCKQAENTAPADSIEIPAVDQAAIMILGHLQDAGAPQLGCEKSCCAQKIANPDPLDAVVSLGLIDPKSQANYLFEATPDISKQLAWLQKANAGSPATPAGIFLTHAHMGHYAGLLNLGKEAASTKSVPLYTMPRMQDFLKTNAPWSALVENNNVELKALDSAAVVLTSELRVSALQVPHRDEYSETVGYFIEGPNKSALFIPDIDKWHLWEQSIVEWVKQVDYAFLDATFYSGDELGGRDMSQIPHPSVQESMALFDTLDQATRAKVYFIHFNHTNPLLQNESEAFKTVINKGYNIAEPLAVFPL, translated from the coding sequence ATGAAGTTTTTCTATTTCCTTTCTTTTTCTTTGTTTCTCTGCGGATGTAAGCAAGCCGAGAACACTGCCCCAGCAGATAGCATAGAGATTCCCGCTGTGGACCAGGCCGCCATCATGATCTTGGGACACCTGCAAGACGCAGGCGCGCCGCAATTGGGCTGTGAAAAATCTTGCTGTGCACAAAAAATAGCCAATCCAGACCCTTTAGATGCTGTGGTTAGTCTTGGCTTAATAGATCCGAAGTCACAAGCCAACTACCTTTTTGAAGCAACTCCAGATATAAGCAAACAATTGGCCTGGTTGCAAAAGGCCAATGCGGGTAGCCCGGCAACTCCTGCGGGAATATTCTTAACTCACGCTCATATGGGTCATTACGCAGGCCTACTCAACCTAGGAAAGGAAGCTGCCTCCACCAAAAGTGTCCCCTTGTATACCATGCCACGTATGCAGGACTTTTTAAAAACTAATGCTCCTTGGAGTGCTTTGGTAGAAAACAACAATGTGGAACTTAAGGCTCTTGACAGCGCTGCAGTTGTATTGACTTCGGAGCTTAGGGTAAGCGCCCTGCAAGTGCCCCATAGAGATGAGTATTCCGAGACTGTTGGCTATTTCATTGAGGGGCCAAATAAATCTGCCTTATTCATCCCAGATATAGACAAATGGCATTTGTGGGAGCAGTCTATAGTTGAATGGGTCAAGCAAGTAGATTACGCTTTTTTAGACGCGACCTTTTATAGCGGAGACGAATTGGGTGGTCGGGATATGAGTCAGATTCCACATCCCTCTGTACAGGAAAGTATGGCCTTGTTTGATACTTTAGACCAAGCCACAAGAGCCAAGGTCTATTTTATTCACTTTAACCATACCAATCCCCTGCTCCAAAATGAATCCGAAGCATTTAAAACTGTAATAAACAAAGGGTATAATATTGCAGAGCCTCTAGCGGTTTTTCCGCTATAG
- a CDS encoding GNAT family N-acetyltransferase yields the protein MEIRALKKKHYKEVARIYQDGLDTGIATFETSVPDWKKFKKKFLKTCRFVAMIDGEVIGWCALSPASKREVYRGVAESTIYIAANYRSKGVGRKLLEHLVIASKNAGFWTLQASIFAQNRHSIYLHEQCGFRQVGVRERIAQRDGKWHDNILLEHRNDIT from the coding sequence ATGGAAATTCGCGCACTTAAGAAAAAACACTACAAAGAGGTAGCCCGTATCTACCAAGACGGTCTGGATACGGGTATTGCCACTTTTGAGACCAGTGTGCCCGATTGGAAGAAATTCAAGAAGAAATTCCTTAAAACCTGTCGCTTTGTAGCCATGATAGATGGCGAGGTAATTGGGTGGTGCGCCTTAAGCCCTGCTTCCAAGCGAGAAGTGTATCGCGGCGTAGCAGAAAGCACCATTTACATCGCCGCAAACTATCGCAGTAAAGGTGTGGGCAGAAAACTGCTAGAGCACTTGGTCATCGCTAGTAAGAATGCTGGTTTTTGGACGCTCCAGGCTAGTATTTTTGCCCAGAACAGACACAGTATTTATTTGCACGAACAATGCGGATTCCGTCAAGTGGGTGTGCGGGAAAGAATCGCCCAGCGAGACGGTAAATGGCACGACAATATTTTATTAGAACACAGAAACGATATAACATAG
- a CDS encoding arsenate reductase ArsC: protein MKNILVLCTGNSCRSQMAHGFLNKTLADKAQVYSAGIETHGLNPGAVATMARAGIDITGHTSNHVDEYHGINWDYIITVCDHAYENCPFIAAPNAKRLHHNFYDPSKFVGSEEDTMAAFDKARDEIRDYVSAFAADHF, encoded by the coding sequence ATGAAAAATATCCTGGTTTTATGCACAGGCAATAGTTGCAGATCGCAAATGGCTCATGGCTTTTTAAATAAAACCCTGGCAGATAAGGCGCAGGTGTACAGCGCGGGTATAGAAACCCACGGGCTCAACCCTGGGGCAGTGGCCACCATGGCGCGTGCAGGCATTGACATTACAGGGCACACCTCCAATCACGTAGACGAATATCATGGTATTAACTGGGATTATATTATTACCGTTTGCGACCACGCCTACGAGAATTGCCCTTTTATTGCAGCGCCAAATGCCAAAAGATTGCATCACAATTTTTACGACCCTTCTAAATTTGTCGGCTCCGAAGAAGACACCATGGCAGCATTTGACAAGGCCCGCGATGAGATCCGCGATTACGTTTCGGCCTTTGCTGCAGATCACTTTTAA